From one Bacteroides intestinalis DSM 17393 genomic stretch:
- a CDS encoding VapE domain-containing protein, with product MENIPVTAYSGFSNVRGEITLRKVIENITKGVHAKLVFKIRLLVSQGKTEEANNVKKQLPFYTVTAGYSEKRQAYSITRYTHVILLDIDDQPEEKLEDLREKINKDPNTLGSFLTPKAHGFKIFVFLQTEDATTLRETFSNGEKDFAALEKYHRMMYDTCKEYYEKLLDVEVDGSGKDISRGFFTSFDEKAYLNEELMKEVDEILTGIVPPEKPQTGRKKSGKAMSESDKVVSDKAVSDRVISDKAEAEPWERMEFNKAVLAVKRIAKFEPGSRDSFIFALGNKCYAKALEEGVAIRLAQENFGGEGFDVAVPIHNAYIYTDKTEEAAIYHKEEKPDIINQVLDFLKAHYDIRRNVILDRLEYLNFDEKEERWKGGFRPMRARSYNSIFLALQLAGIKCFRNYLQAVIDSTYARDFNPFTDYVEKLEPWDGETDYIGRLANTVQAEDQEFWKESFRRWFVGMLACALQDEQVNHLVIILYSEQGKGKSTWIRRLLPPQWREYYRNGMVNPDNKDHQLLLSTHLIINMEEFEGARIGDLAGLKRVITQESVTKRKAYDMQAYNFIRHASFIASTNNRQCLQDIGGNRRFLPSSIITLDYRTPVNYEGIYAQAYALIKEGYRYWYEGEEINELNRHNELHRMKDPVEENLLVYFRKPQPQDYCIKWMPAAAILSKIAIYGKIQVNRQTIQTLVMSLEKYGFRTRRNEQGSTEYEVVDIQNDEVDKGFK from the coding sequence ATGGAAAATATTCCGGTTACCGCATACAGCGGATTCAGCAACGTTCGGGGAGAGATAACCCTGAGAAAAGTAATTGAAAACATCACAAAGGGAGTACACGCAAAACTTGTATTCAAAATAAGACTGCTCGTCAGCCAGGGAAAGACAGAAGAGGCAAACAATGTGAAGAAGCAATTGCCATTCTACACCGTCACGGCAGGATACAGCGAAAAAAGACAAGCTTACAGCATCACAAGGTACACGCATGTCATCCTGTTGGACATTGACGACCAGCCCGAAGAGAAGTTGGAAGACTTGAGGGAGAAAATCAACAAGGATCCTAACACGCTGGGCAGTTTCCTCACTCCAAAGGCACATGGATTCAAGATATTCGTGTTCCTGCAGACGGAAGATGCCACCACTCTCAGGGAGACATTCTCTAACGGAGAAAAGGACTTTGCTGCGTTGGAAAAATATCACAGGATGATGTATGATACCTGCAAAGAATACTATGAAAAGCTGCTGGACGTGGAGGTGGACGGAAGCGGAAAGGATATATCAAGAGGATTCTTCACTTCTTTCGATGAAAAGGCATATCTGAATGAAGAACTTATGAAAGAGGTCGATGAGATACTGACCGGTATTGTGCCGCCTGAAAAACCGCAGACGGGGAGAAAGAAGAGTGGGAAGGCGATGAGTGAGAGTGATAAGGTGGTAAGTGATAAGGCGGTAAGTGATAGGGTGATAAGTGATAAGGCGGAAGCTGAGCCGTGGGAAAGGATGGAATTCAACAAGGCGGTACTCGCAGTAAAGAGGATTGCTAAATTCGAACCGGGAAGCAGGGACAGCTTCATATTCGCTCTGGGAAACAAATGTTATGCAAAAGCATTGGAAGAGGGCGTGGCAATTCGTTTGGCTCAGGAAAATTTCGGCGGTGAAGGGTTCGATGTGGCTGTGCCCATACACAATGCATACATCTATACCGACAAGACGGAGGAAGCAGCCATCTATCATAAGGAAGAGAAGCCGGACATTATCAACCAAGTACTCGACTTCCTGAAGGCACATTATGATATCCGAAGGAATGTAATACTAGACAGGCTGGAATACCTAAACTTCGATGAGAAAGAAGAGAGATGGAAAGGCGGGTTCCGACCTATGAGGGCAAGAAGCTACAACTCCATATTCCTGGCCCTGCAACTGGCAGGCATCAAGTGTTTCAGGAATTATCTGCAGGCGGTCATTGACTCCACCTATGCCAGGGATTTCAACCCGTTCACAGACTACGTAGAAAAACTGGAACCCTGGGATGGAGAGACAGATTATATCGGCCGGCTGGCGAATACGGTACAGGCGGAAGACCAGGAGTTCTGGAAAGAAAGTTTCCGCAGGTGGTTCGTGGGAATGCTGGCATGTGCACTGCAGGACGAGCAGGTCAACCATCTTGTGATCATCCTGTACTCCGAACAAGGAAAAGGAAAAAGTACCTGGATACGCAGGCTCTTACCTCCCCAGTGGAGGGAGTATTACCGGAACGGAATGGTGAACCCGGACAACAAGGACCACCAGCTGCTGCTCAGCACGCACCTCATCATCAATATGGAAGAATTTGAAGGGGCCAGGATAGGTGATCTGGCCGGATTGAAACGGGTCATCACACAGGAAAGCGTGACGAAGCGGAAAGCATACGACATGCAGGCATACAATTTCATACGGCATGCATCCTTCATTGCCAGTACGAACAATCGCCAATGCCTGCAGGACATAGGCGGAAACCGGCGTTTCCTCCCCTCCTCCATCATTACACTGGATTATCGCACACCGGTCAATTATGAGGGGATATATGCGCAGGCCTACGCGTTGATAAAGGAAGGATACCGGTACTGGTATGAAGGAGAGGAAATAAACGAGCTGAACCGGCACAATGAACTGCACCGCATGAAAGATCCCGTGGAGGAGAACCTGCTCGTATACTTCCGCAAGCCGCAACCGCAGGATTACTGCATAAAATGGATGCCGGCGGCAGCCATACTCAGCAAGATCGCCATTTACGGAAAGATACAGGTGAACAGGCAGACCATACAGACATTGGTAATGTCACTGGAAAAGTACGGTTTCCGGACAAGAAGGAATGAACAGGGAAGTACGGAATATGAAGTGGTGGACATACAAAACGATGAAGTGGACAAGGGATTCAAATAA
- a CDS encoding N-acetylmuramoyl-L-alanine amidase: MRAGSFYQNYREVKLLVVHCSATRCNKNFSVEALRRCHLARGFASIGYHFYITRDGEVHICRPVHQIGAHATGWNDKSIGICYEGGLDECGRPADTRTYAQKCSLLDLLRQLKTDYPQASILGHYQLSNSIHKACPCFDAKGQYRGL, from the coding sequence ATGAGAGCAGGAAGTTTTTATCAGAACTATCGGGAGGTAAAACTCCTGGTAGTTCATTGTTCAGCAACACGCTGTAACAAGAATTTCTCCGTAGAAGCTCTTCGAAGATGTCATTTGGCAAGAGGCTTTGCAAGCATCGGATATCATTTCTACATCACACGTGACGGTGAAGTACACATCTGTCGTCCGGTTCACCAGATCGGAGCACATGCTACAGGATGGAATGACAAGAGCATCGGCATCTGCTACGAAGGCGGACTGGATGAATGCGGCCGACCGGCGGATACAAGGACGTATGCCCAGAAATGTTCCCTACTCGATTTGCTGCGACAACTGAAAACAGATTATCCGCAAGCCAGCATATTGGGACATTATCAGCTCAGTAATTCCATACACAAGGCGTGTCCGTGCTTTGATGCAAAAGGGCAATATCGGGGGCTTTAA
- a CDS encoding cupin domain-containing protein encodes MKTNTTFAYATVFNIAGEVDYASGGIVSKQIIKNQAGNVTLFSFDKEQGLSEHTAPFDALVQILDGEVEIHVGGIPHRLKAGEIIIMPANVPHALHAVERFKMLLTMIKGENNE; translated from the coding sequence ATGAAAACTAATACAACATTTGCGTATGCAACAGTATTTAATATCGCTGGAGAGGTAGACTATGCCAGTGGTGGAATAGTTAGTAAACAGATTATTAAAAATCAGGCAGGAAATGTAACTCTATTCTCTTTCGATAAAGAACAGGGGTTAAGTGAACATACTGCACCTTTTGATGCTCTGGTACAAATTCTTGATGGGGAAGTTGAAATACATGTCGGAGGTATCCCTCACAGACTAAAGGCAGGTGAGATAATCATTATGCCGGCTAATGTCCCCCACGCATTACATGCAGTTGAACGTTTCAAGATGTTATTAACTATGATAAAAGGAGAAAACAATGAGTGA
- a CDS encoding phage tail sheath subtilisin-like domain-containing protein, which yields MKASLNLLPPSAAMAGIYTMVDNTRGVWKAPANVSVNYVNRPEVNINNREQEDLNVPVNGKAINAIRSFIGEGIKIWSARTLDSNSLDWRYINVRRTMIFLEESVKNAVHAYVFEPNDAKCRRAS from the coding sequence GTGAAGGCATCCCTTAATTTACTGCCACCTTCCGCAGCCATGGCAGGTATCTACACCATGGTGGATAATACGCGCGGTGTATGGAAAGCACCTGCAAATGTTTCAGTCAATTACGTTAACAGACCGGAGGTAAACATCAATAACAGGGAACAAGAGGATCTAAATGTACCTGTAAATGGCAAGGCAATTAATGCAATACGTTCCTTTATCGGCGAAGGCATAAAAATCTGGAGCGCCCGTACATTGGATAGCAATTCACTGGATTGGCGATATATTAACGTGCGCCGTACCATGATTTTCCTGGAAGAATCCGTCAAAAATGCAGTTCATGCCTATGTATTCGAACCTAATGATGCAAAATGCAGAAGAGCTAGCTAA
- a CDS encoding UpxZ family transcription anti-terminator antagonist has translation MNDLLSCARELQHLAHKLMYLGMDGEPIYSDDFTRLNKEVLVESDSLFAAKSSGIEEEANLCLALLMGYNATIYDNGDKREKKQAVLDRICNILKQLPPSLLKVRLLAFCYGEIYEESLLQEAYGIIDGWDKATLNSEQTEIIEELKNIADNPYPFEEIEE, from the coding sequence ATGAATGATCTGCTTTCTTGTGCTCGTGAGCTTCAGCATTTGGCTCATAAGCTTATGTATCTTGGCATGGATGGTGAACCCATCTATTCAGATGATTTTACTCGACTGAACAAGGAGGTTCTTGTAGAATCGGATTCTCTTTTTGCCGCAAAAAGTTCCGGTATCGAAGAAGAAGCCAACCTTTGTTTAGCTCTTCTGATGGGCTATAATGCCACCATCTACGACAATGGAGATAAAAGAGAAAAGAAACAAGCTGTTTTAGACCGCATCTGCAATATTTTGAAACAGCTTCCCCCTTCTTTGCTAAAAGTCCGTTTGCTGGCTTTTTGTTATGGGGAGATTTATGAAGAATCCTTGCTTCAAGAGGCCTATGGCATTATTGATGGTTGGGACAAGGCAACTTTGAATTCTGAACAAACAGAAATCATAGAAGAGTTGAAAAATATTGCGGATAATCCTTATCCGTTTGAGGAGATAGAAGAGTAA
- a CDS encoding DUF4248 domain-containing protein encodes MKTSNENEKAPEEAWPVRPYSKRELAEAYAPNISPVSALNRLAQWFRYNLQLSEALLQTGYKKRQQIFTSMQVELIFRYLGRP; translated from the coding sequence ATGAAAACAAGTAATGAAAATGAAAAGGCCCCTGAAGAAGCCTGGCCCGTACGCCCTTACTCCAAACGTGAGCTTGCCGAGGCTTATGCTCCGAATATCTCTCCCGTGTCTGCCCTGAACCGCTTGGCACAATGGTTTAGATATAACCTGCAACTGAGCGAAGCCTTGCTTCAGACAGGCTATAAAAAGCGCCAGCAGATATTTACTTCCATGCAGGTGGAATTGATATTCAGGTATCTGGGAAGACCTTAG
- a CDS encoding smalltalk protein → MEKKSNSTWSMIIKVVIAVASALAGIFGLNSCMK, encoded by the coding sequence ATGGAAAAAAAATCAAATTCAACCTGGAGTATGATCATCAAAGTGGTAATTGCCGTGGCATCTGCCCTGGCAGGCATATTCGGACTAAATTCCTGCATGAAATAG
- a CDS encoding phospholipase B family protein yields the protein MTQQEDRKFNRIQKGKSCVGYAEFKDNCWNFSIISTHEHSDVLTNEYVAGFIQGELQGKDMIRASRNNTWKNSYLCDTSHTFPHTCPPEPKDLKKAENSLKSNYLFTTKWIRDNREEPAIGKYVKAIERLFYRMWGIYDALSCGYIRSIDEVKNDLFNWDTFSLGYGEDKISFGDIYFINTQMDLMDAVANSLESTYGLHKPDHCSAFVKRTDDGDIVWTHNSWCGYLSNSHTISYTIRNNEGGIDFVSQNSYCFGQVGSNMDFGFNKHGICFNETTHRYSYNPMSQSQKEEAVWLCWRSAAAEMFATDIDDFFNYIKISNSGTYLNGYMVIDANTKEMSLIEMSYKRFAMLRCGKDSCLTGKYEPENEFDPDLDYDKHLMTNEYILGVNYPVFKKVAYDLGSTDNRPLRRVQFFDMIGNVNNEEDAKALITHIADDEPLSIYGRWDLGFGTTEYPRTIPDGAVDSKAFSANKVLELLSGLKYEPSDEGTKTSFWMLYGVAWFKGKPFVWSQSPWKEYKDDPAKDFVPDELTGKWHQTKLFLK from the coding sequence ATGACACAACAAGAAGACAGAAAATTCAACAGGATTCAGAAGGGGAAATCCTGCGTAGGATATGCAGAGTTTAAGGACAATTGCTGGAATTTTTCTATAATTTCCACGCACGAGCATTCGGATGTCCTTACCAACGAGTATGTTGCCGGGTTCATACAGGGAGAATTACAGGGCAAGGATATGATACGCGCATCACGCAACAATACTTGGAAGAACTCCTACTTGTGTGACACAAGCCATACATTTCCCCATACGTGCCCTCCGGAACCGAAAGACTTGAAGAAAGCGGAAAATTCGCTGAAAAGCAACTACCTTTTTACTACAAAATGGATAAGAGACAATCGGGAAGAACCGGCTATTGGCAAGTATGTGAAAGCGATAGAAAGGCTATTTTATCGAATGTGGGGTATATACGATGCCTTGTCTTGCGGGTATATACGCTCCATTGACGAAGTGAAGAATGACCTTTTCAATTGGGATACATTCAGTTTAGGCTACGGGGAAGATAAAATATCTTTCGGAGACATCTACTTTATCAATACTCAGATGGACTTGATGGATGCCGTGGCCAACTCACTGGAAAGCACATACGGTTTGCACAAGCCCGACCATTGTTCCGCTTTCGTCAAACGGACAGATGACGGAGACATCGTATGGACGCACAACAGTTGGTGCGGCTACCTGTCGAATTCACACACGATTTCCTACACAATCCGCAATAATGAGGGAGGGATCGACTTTGTGTCACAGAATTCGTATTGTTTCGGGCAAGTAGGCAGCAACATGGATTTTGGATTCAACAAACATGGCATTTGCTTCAATGAAACCACTCACCGTTATTCATACAATCCCATGTCGCAGTCGCAAAAAGAAGAGGCAGTATGGCTGTGTTGGCGTTCTGCTGCTGCCGAAATGTTCGCGACAGATATTGACGATTTCTTCAACTACATAAAAATCAGCAATTCGGGCACCTATCTGAACGGTTATATGGTTATTGATGCCAATACGAAAGAAATGTCATTGATAGAAATGAGTTATAAACGCTTTGCAATGTTAAGGTGCGGAAAGGATAGTTGCTTAACCGGGAAATATGAACCTGAAAATGAATTCGATCCGGATTTGGATTATGATAAGCACCTGATGACTAATGAATATATCTTGGGAGTAAACTATCCGGTATTCAAAAAAGTGGCGTATGACTTAGGCTCCACAGACAACAGGCCACTCAGGCGAGTGCAGTTCTTTGACATGATTGGGAATGTGAACAATGAGGAAGACGCAAAAGCATTGATTACCCACATAGCAGATGATGAGCCACTGTCCATCTATGGACGTTGGGACTTGGGATTTGGAACAACGGAATACCCCAGAACCATTCCTGACGGAGCAGTCGACTCTAAGGCGTTTTCTGCAAACAAGGTTCTTGAATTACTTTCAGGTCTAAAGTACGAACCGTCCGATGAAGGCACGAAAACTTCATTTTGGATGCTGTACGGGGTAGCCTGGTTCAAGGGCAAGCCTTTCGTATGGTCACAGTCACCATGGAAAGAATACAAAGATGATCCGGCGAAAGACTTCGTACCGGATGAACTGACCGGGAAGTGGCATCAAACCAAATTGTTCCTCAAATAA
- the cobU gene encoding bifunctional adenosylcobinamide kinase/adenosylcobinamide-phosphate guanylyltransferase, producing MKRIILITGGARSGKSSHAEKLALSLSPNPVYLATARIWDEEFRQRVIRHQQRRGPEWTNIEEEKQLSRHQLSGRTVLIDCVTLWCTNFFFDVNADTDSALEAAKEEFDRFTKQDATFIFVTNEIGMGATSDNEIQRKFTDMQGWMNQYIAEHANEVWLMVSGIEVKVK from the coding sequence ATGAAACGAATCATACTAATCACCGGAGGGGCACGCTCAGGTAAAAGTAGCCATGCAGAAAAACTGGCACTAAGCCTTTCTCCTAATCCTGTTTACCTTGCTACTGCACGCATCTGGGACGAAGAATTCCGGCAACGCGTCATCCGCCATCAGCAAAGACGTGGACCGGAATGGACAAATATCGAGGAAGAAAAACAGCTAAGCCGTCATCAATTATCCGGGCGAACTGTATTGATAGACTGCGTAACCTTATGGTGTACAAACTTCTTTTTTGATGTAAATGCAGATACTGACAGTGCCTTGGAAGCTGCCAAGGAAGAATTCGACCGCTTTACAAAGCAAGATGCCACTTTTATCTTTGTCACCAATGAAATTGGTATGGGAGCTACTTCGGATAATGAAATCCAGCGTAAATTTACAGATATGCAGGGATGGATGAACCAATATATTGCCGAACATGCAAACGAGGTATGGCTGATGGTATCAGGGATAGAGGTGAAGGTAAAATGA
- a CDS encoding UpxY family transcription antiterminator: MVETQKYWFAARTRDKQEFAIGKFLEKLKSNENLDIDYYLPTKIVISQLKHRRKRSVVPVIRNLIFVCATKQTACDISNVYGVQLFYMKDLFTHSMLVVPDKQMKDFMFVMDLNPDGVSFDNEPLTIGNKVKVVKGDFRGIEGEIATEANKTYVVIRINGILTASVKVPKSYLKIIK; this comes from the coding sequence GTGGTTGAAACTCAGAAATATTGGTTTGCAGCTCGTACACGTGATAAGCAAGAATTTGCAATCGGCAAGTTTCTTGAGAAGCTGAAATCAAACGAAAATTTGGATATTGACTATTATCTGCCGACTAAAATTGTAATATCTCAGTTGAAACACCGTCGGAAGCGTAGTGTAGTCCCTGTTATCCGCAATTTGATTTTCGTTTGTGCCACCAAGCAAACAGCCTGTGACATTTCTAATGTTTATGGTGTACAGCTTTTCTATATGAAGGATCTTTTCACTCACTCCATGCTTGTCGTTCCCGACAAACAGATGAAGGATTTCATGTTTGTCATGGATTTGAATCCGGACGGTGTCAGCTTTGACAATGAACCTCTCACAATAGGGAATAAAGTCAAGGTCGTTAAAGGCGATTTTCGTGGTATTGAAGGAGAAATTGCTACAGAAGCCAATAAGACATACGTCGTTATTCGTATTAATGGTATTTTGACAGCCAGTGTAAAAGTACCAAAATCCTATCTGAAGATAATAAAATAA
- a CDS encoding lipopolysaccharide biosynthesis protein has translation MSDTLRHKTVRGVGWSFIDNIASSGIAFLVGLVLARLLTPAEYGVMAMIAIFIAVSTSIIDSGFSNALIRKVHVKRVDYNTVFYFNLTVSILVYVLLYFASPAISVFFKEPILVEVTRVIGWVLIINALAIIPRTQFVREVDFKTQTKVSLISSISSGVIGIGMALGGMGVWSLVGQQLSRQFLNTLFLWIYSKWHPVWEFSTKSFKELFGFGSKLLLSGLLDTIYKNIYYIIIGRFYTSAQLGQYTRAEQFNTIFSSNLTTVVQRVSYPVLSSIQEEPERLREAYRKVIKITMLITFACMLGLAAVAKPLIIILIGEKWLPAVYFLQIICFSGMLYPLHAINLNILQVKGRSDLFLKLEIIKKIIAVGPIVIGIFCGIEYMLWGSVITSFIAYFLNSYYSASLIDYPTGKQIKDILPTFVVSLVVAFVMWGLSHWNIPVYALLFIQISVGVFLALIIYEKLHLDEYLEIKQLVLSALRRK, from the coding sequence TTGTCTGATACGTTAAGACATAAAACTGTCCGTGGTGTTGGATGGAGCTTTATTGATAACATAGCCAGTTCCGGTATCGCCTTTTTGGTGGGATTAGTGCTTGCTCGTTTATTGACTCCTGCGGAATATGGCGTAATGGCAATGATAGCTATATTTATAGCTGTTTCCACTTCCATTATTGACAGTGGTTTTTCCAATGCACTTATCCGGAAAGTACACGTAAAACGAGTTGATTATAATACTGTTTTCTATTTTAATCTGACTGTCAGTATTCTTGTTTATGTGCTTTTGTATTTTGCTTCTCCGGCCATTAGTGTATTTTTCAAAGAACCCATCCTGGTAGAAGTTACAAGAGTTATAGGGTGGGTGTTGATTATCAATGCACTTGCCATCATCCCCCGCACCCAATTTGTGAGGGAGGTAGATTTCAAGACACAAACAAAAGTCTCTCTGATTTCCTCTATCAGTAGTGGAGTTATTGGAATAGGAATGGCATTAGGAGGTATGGGGGTGTGGAGTTTGGTTGGTCAGCAACTTTCCCGTCAATTTCTGAATACACTATTTTTATGGATATATAGCAAATGGCATCCGGTATGGGAATTCTCTACGAAGAGTTTTAAAGAACTCTTTGGTTTTGGATCCAAACTATTACTCTCGGGCTTGTTGGACACTATTTATAAAAATATCTATTATATCATCATCGGGCGTTTCTATACTTCTGCGCAATTGGGCCAATATACCCGTGCCGAGCAATTCAATACGATATTTTCCAGTAATTTGACCACCGTTGTCCAACGTGTCAGTTATCCGGTTTTAAGTTCTATTCAGGAGGAGCCGGAACGCTTGCGTGAAGCTTATCGGAAGGTGATAAAGATTACCATGCTGATAACCTTTGCCTGCATGTTGGGATTGGCTGCTGTAGCGAAACCTTTGATTATTATCTTGATAGGCGAAAAGTGGTTGCCTGCCGTTTACTTTTTGCAAATCATCTGTTTTAGCGGCATGCTTTATCCTCTTCATGCCATAAATCTGAATATTCTTCAGGTGAAAGGACGTTCGGACCTATTCTTGAAGTTAGAAATTATAAAGAAAATAATAGCTGTTGGTCCCATTGTTATTGGTATCTTTTGCGGTATTGAATATATGCTTTGGGGAAGTGTGATAACTTCGTTTATAGCTTATTTTCTGAATAGCTATTATTCGGCAAGCTTAATAGATTATCCGACAGGAAAACAGATAAAAGACATACTTCCCACTTTTGTAGTTTCTTTAGTGGTAGCATTTGTCATGTGGGGACTTTCTCATTGGAATATTCCTGTTTATGCATTATTGTTCATTCAGATTTCGGTAGGAGTATTCTTAGCTTTAATTATTTATGAGAAACTGCATCTTGACGAATATCTTGAGATCAAGCAGTTGGTGCTTTCTGCGCTCAGACGTAAGTAG
- a CDS encoding HU family DNA-binding protein yields the protein MALNYSIAMMGNPMNQEEAKKAYAKAQVSQELSLKALAKRVSSQTTASRADVTAVIIATVENMIDGLRAGEQVDFGDLGKFRLQITSRGAETAEKFTAANITGVNIQFIPGEDLKNIFAGMEFSPVPTRAATRAVLKAQKAGQTTVDISKTPTPGGDDGGNTGGGGNSGGDGGIEDDPLG from the coding sequence ATGGCATTGAATTACAGTATTGCAATGATGGGCAATCCAATGAATCAGGAAGAGGCCAAAAAAGCGTATGCGAAAGCGCAGGTTTCGCAAGAGTTATCACTAAAAGCACTCGCCAAGAGAGTATCATCGCAGACCACCGCCAGCAGGGCGGACGTGACTGCCGTTATCATCGCTACCGTCGAGAATATGATTGACGGCCTGCGGGCAGGAGAACAGGTAGACTTCGGAGACCTGGGAAAATTCCGGTTACAGATAACCAGCCGGGGGGCGGAAACGGCGGAGAAATTCACGGCTGCCAACATTACCGGAGTCAATATTCAGTTTATCCCCGGAGAAGATCTGAAAAACATCTTCGCCGGTATGGAGTTCTCACCGGTCCCTACCCGTGCTGCCACACGCGCCGTGCTCAAAGCACAGAAGGCAGGACAGACCACTGTGGATATTTCCAAAACGCCCACACCAGGAGGAGACGATGGAGGAAACACCGGTGGAGGTGGAAATTCAGGAGGCGACGGAGGTATAGAGGATGATCCGCTGGGATAG